A genomic stretch from Streptomyces venezuelae ATCC 10712 includes:
- a CDS encoding YncE family protein: protein MTKYRRASRTARVLLPGAVAVALLSGCAQGSGGAASAAGSTPPAGAATTPATADSPGTAPPTAGSSGAVRPAPTGRLAPGTLLVSDFGADTVTFVDPARGATGSVKVGTAPYGLVVGKDGRAWVATAEGVAVVDTTTRERLALVPYETDTGPVTTGEYRGGGMGIALAPDGRRVYVGVNVPGGNGTLEVIDTAALRVTDTVEVGRRPFDVDVSRDGAEVYATNHDSFDVTIVGAGTLKTRRVEVAPYGTEGGLGSWLKPHYTAVRPSDGKLLLPFEGERLAVVDPRTGRTTIEPMTANTHQHGATVTPDGTLLAVGTGPIDPDEDRGPSLTVRTPGGAERVYPLEGPHEDVAVSKDGRTAYVTGGFTRDGYWDGLSVVDLDTGETRRLAAGSRPLGVVVL from the coding sequence ATGACGAAGTACCGCCGTGCGTCCCGTACCGCCCGGGTCCTGCTGCCCGGGGCGGTGGCCGTGGCCCTGCTCTCCGGGTGCGCGCAGGGCTCCGGAGGGGCGGCCTCCGCGGCGGGTTCGACCCCGCCCGCCGGGGCCGCGACCACGCCGGCCACGGCGGATTCCCCCGGCACCGCGCCGCCCACGGCCGGTTCCTCCGGCGCTGTGCGGCCCGCGCCGACGGGCAGGCTCGCGCCGGGCACGCTGCTGGTCAGCGACTTCGGCGCCGACACGGTCACCTTCGTCGACCCGGCGCGCGGCGCCACCGGCTCCGTGAAGGTCGGCACCGCTCCGTACGGTCTGGTCGTCGGGAAGGACGGCCGGGCCTGGGTGGCGACCGCCGAGGGCGTCGCCGTCGTCGACACCACGACCCGTGAGCGGCTGGCGCTCGTCCCGTACGAGACGGACACCGGGCCGGTGACCACGGGCGAGTACCGGGGCGGCGGCATGGGCATCGCGCTCGCGCCGGACGGCCGGCGGGTGTACGTCGGGGTCAACGTGCCCGGCGGGAACGGCACCCTCGAAGTGATCGACACGGCGGCGCTGCGGGTCACGGACACGGTGGAGGTCGGCCGGCGGCCCTTCGACGTGGACGTGTCCAGGGACGGCGCCGAGGTGTACGCGACGAACCACGACTCCTTCGACGTCACGATCGTCGGCGCCGGGACGCTGAAGACGCGCCGGGTGGAGGTCGCCCCCTACGGCACGGAGGGCGGGCTCGGTTCCTGGCTGAAGCCGCACTACACGGCCGTCCGGCCCTCGGACGGCAAGCTGCTGCTCCCCTTCGAGGGCGAGCGGCTCGCGGTGGTCGACCCGCGGACGGGCCGGACGACGATCGAGCCCATGACCGCGAACACCCACCAGCACGGCGCCACGGTGACCCCCGACGGGACGCTCCTGGCGGTGGGCACGGGGCCGATCGACCCGGACGAGGACCGCGGCCCCTCGCTGACCGTGCGGACCCCGGGCGGCGCGGAGCGGGTCTACCCCCTGGAGGGGCCGCACGAGGACGTGGCCGTGTCGAAGGACGGGCGCACCGCCTATGTGACCGGCGGCTTCACCCGCGACGGCTACTGGGACGGTCTCAGCGTCGTCGACCTCGACACGGGCGAGACCCGCCGTCTCGCGGCGGGCTCGCGTCCGCTGGGGGTCGTGGTCCTCTGA
- a CDS encoding NADPH-dependent FMN reductase: MTTYRVGYFVGSLSKDSINRILSRALLRVAPADLEFQEIPIKDLPLYNHDFDADYPPEGRALKDAIAAVDAVLFVTPEYNRSIPGGLKNAIDWASRPWGTNSFTHKPSAVIGASPGKIGTAVAQQSLRSVLSFCNSPQMNAPEAYIQFVPGLFTPDGEVTDPTTQQFLTDFMADFKTFIERVLTVLPQR; this comes from the coding sequence ATGACCACGTACCGGGTCGGCTACTTCGTCGGCAGCCTGTCGAAGGACTCCATCAACAGGATCCTCTCCCGCGCCCTGCTCCGGGTGGCGCCGGCGGACCTGGAGTTCCAGGAGATCCCCATCAAGGACCTGCCGCTCTACAACCACGACTTCGACGCGGACTACCCGCCCGAGGGCCGGGCCCTCAAGGACGCCATCGCCGCCGTCGACGCCGTCCTCTTCGTCACCCCCGAGTACAACCGGTCCATCCCCGGCGGCCTCAAGAACGCCATCGACTGGGCCAGCCGCCCCTGGGGCACCAACTCCTTCACCCACAAGCCCTCGGCCGTCATCGGCGCCTCGCCCGGCAAGATCGGCACCGCCGTCGCCCAGCAGAGCCTCCGATCGGTGCTCAGCTTCTGCAACTCCCCGCAGATGAACGCCCCCGAGGCCTACATCCAGTTCGTCCCCGGGCTCTTCACACCGGACGGCGAGGTCACCGACCCGACGACCCAGCAGTTCCTGACCGACTTCATGGCCGACTTCAAGACCTTCATCGAGCGGGTGCTCACCGTCCTGCCCCAGCGCTGA
- a CDS encoding pentapeptide repeat-containing protein, with translation MTEDRSRLRRDGPRPRATEGRRHTSRTSPWLIAGSLLPGLAAVVALTLTWKEGTDTLKQGNAELRVAEQGQITERFTAAIEQLGEDDEELTFGGVYALERIMEDSARDQPRIVSVLSAFVRSHAPVPAGGFAAHKAGAAPPTLPPPVVAVIGVLADRPPGRDGSAVVDWSDSDLRGLRLAVGSQVPGGPPKVPRFPFGGSRLKNSDLRDARFTAVDLSRAFLDGARLAGAELTRVDLTGADLTGVDAEGAHVRDSVLKGAVLRGAKLPKADFVRTDLTGAYLQEAQLPGARFSSVEDFSSVAEGGRLAGAHLDDADLTGSFLFRADLTGAELRNADLTGAQLGGANLCNAVLNNAQLSFPPDLPEGRAKTGANLTRADLRHADLSHANLAGALLTGADLRGADLLGTDLTGATLAGADLTGVDLSGAVGLPPDAERGEPLPPPESRRPCPARPPVAGAG, from the coding sequence ATGACAGAAGACCGGTCACGCCTCCGCCGGGACGGCCCTCGGCCGCGCGCCACCGAAGGCCGCCGGCACACCTCCCGTACGTCACCGTGGCTCATCGCCGGCTCGCTCCTGCCGGGTCTTGCGGCCGTCGTCGCACTGACCCTCACGTGGAAGGAGGGCACCGACACCCTCAAGCAGGGCAACGCCGAACTACGCGTCGCCGAACAGGGGCAGATCACCGAGCGGTTCACCGCCGCGATCGAGCAGCTCGGGGAGGACGACGAGGAACTGACCTTCGGCGGCGTCTACGCCCTGGAGCGGATCATGGAGGACTCGGCGCGTGACCAGCCGAGGATCGTCTCGGTGCTCTCCGCATTCGTACGGTCCCACGCCCCCGTCCCGGCCGGCGGCTTCGCCGCGCACAAGGCGGGTGCCGCGCCCCCCACCCTCCCTCCGCCCGTCGTGGCCGTCATCGGCGTCCTGGCGGACCGGCCGCCCGGCCGCGACGGCTCCGCGGTCGTCGACTGGTCCGACAGCGACCTGCGGGGCCTCCGGCTGGCGGTCGGCAGCCAGGTGCCCGGCGGGCCGCCCAAGGTGCCCCGGTTCCCGTTCGGCGGAAGCAGACTGAAGAACTCCGACCTGCGTGACGCGCGGTTCACGGCGGTGGACCTGAGCCGGGCCTTCCTCGACGGCGCGCGACTGGCCGGCGCCGAACTCACCCGGGTGGACCTCACGGGCGCCGACCTCACGGGCGTGGACGCCGAGGGGGCGCATGTCCGCGATTCCGTCCTGAAGGGGGCGGTGCTCCGCGGTGCGAAGCTTCCGAAGGCGGACTTCGTCCGGACCGACCTGACCGGCGCGTACCTCCAGGAAGCGCAGCTCCCGGGCGCCCGCTTCTCCTCGGTCGAGGACTTCTCCTCCGTCGCCGAGGGCGGGCGACTCGCCGGAGCCCACCTGGACGACGCCGACCTGACCGGCTCCTTCCTCTTCCGGGCGGACCTGACGGGCGCCGAGCTCCGCAACGCCGACCTCACCGGCGCCCAACTGGGCGGCGCGAACCTCTGCAACGCGGTGCTGAACAACGCGCAGCTGTCGTTCCCTCCGGACCTCCCGGAGGGGCGGGCGAAGACCGGCGCCAACCTGACCCGCGCCGATCTGCGCCATGCCGACCTCAGCCACGCGAACCTGGCCGGCGCGCTGCTGACGGGCGCCGACCTCCGCGGAGCCGATCTGCTCGGCACCGATCTCACGGGCGCGACTCTGGCCGGCGCGGACCTCACCGGCGTCGACCTGAGCGGCGCGGTCGGCCTGCCCCCGGACGCGGAGAGGGGCGAGCCGCTGCCCCCGCCGGAGTCGCGGCGCCCCTGCCCGGCCCGGCCTCCGGTCGCCGGGGCGGGGTGA
- a CDS encoding NAD(P)/FAD-dependent oxidoreductase, whose amino-acid sequence MTRPRILVVGAGFAGVGCVRRLERRLAEREAQLTLLSPFSYQLYLPLLPQVAAGVLTPQSVALSLRRSERHRTRIVPGGVVGVDTAAKACVVRTIAGEYVTEPYDHLVLAPGSVTRSFDIPGLAEHARGMKTLAEAVYIRDHVIAQLDLADASNDEEERAARLRFVVVGGGYAGTETAACLQLLTHNAAKRYPRIDPKLIKWHLVDIAPKLMPELGDKLGAAALDILTKRGIEVSLGVSVASVDDQAVTLTDGRVLPSRTLIWTAGVAASPLIGTVGAETFRGRLVVSPEMAVPGVDGVWALGDAAAVPDLAKGEEGAICPPTAQHAMRQGKALADNLVATLRGEPTRPYTHKDLGLVVDLGGLDGVSKPLGVELHGAPAQAVARAYHWAALRTNVAKTRVMTNWLLNAVAGDDFVRTGFLAAKSGTLRDFEYTDAYLTPEQVRLHTGAFRGTVGSGGS is encoded by the coding sequence GTGACGCGACCGAGGATTCTCGTGGTGGGCGCCGGATTCGCCGGGGTCGGCTGCGTACGGCGGCTCGAACGACGCCTCGCGGAGCGGGAGGCGCAGCTCACGCTGCTCTCGCCGTTCTCGTACCAGCTGTACCTCCCGCTGCTCCCCCAGGTGGCGGCGGGGGTGCTGACCCCGCAGTCGGTCGCGCTGTCGCTGCGGCGCAGCGAACGGCACCGTACCCGGATCGTGCCCGGCGGCGTGGTCGGCGTGGACACGGCCGCCAAGGCCTGCGTGGTGCGGACGATCGCCGGCGAGTACGTGACCGAGCCGTACGACCATCTCGTGCTCGCGCCCGGCAGCGTGACGCGGAGCTTCGACATTCCGGGGCTCGCCGAGCACGCGCGGGGCATGAAGACGCTCGCGGAGGCCGTGTACATCCGCGACCACGTCATCGCCCAGCTGGACCTGGCGGACGCGAGCAACGACGAGGAGGAGCGGGCCGCGCGGCTGAGGTTCGTGGTGGTCGGCGGCGGATACGCGGGTACGGAGACGGCGGCCTGTCTCCAGCTGCTCACGCACAACGCGGCCAAGCGGTACCCCAGGATCGATCCGAAGCTGATCAAGTGGCACCTGGTCGACATCGCCCCGAAGCTGATGCCCGAACTGGGCGACAAGCTGGGCGCCGCCGCCCTGGACATCCTGACGAAGCGCGGCATCGAGGTGTCCCTCGGGGTCTCCGTGGCCTCGGTGGACGACCAGGCGGTGACGCTCACGGACGGGCGGGTGCTGCCGAGCCGCACGCTGATCTGGACGGCCGGGGTGGCCGCGAGTCCGCTGATCGGCACGGTCGGCGCGGAGACGTTCCGTGGCCGGCTCGTCGTCTCGCCCGAGATGGCGGTGCCGGGGGTCGACGGAGTGTGGGCGCTGGGCGACGCGGCGGCCGTCCCCGACCTCGCGAAGGGCGAGGAGGGCGCGATCTGCCCGCCCACCGCGCAGCACGCGATGCGGCAGGGAAAGGCGCTCGCCGACAACCTGGTCGCGACGCTGCGCGGCGAGCCGACCCGCCCGTACACCCACAAGGACCTGGGCCTCGTGGTCGACCTCGGCGGTCTCGACGGGGTGTCGAAGCCGCTCGGCGTCGAGCTGCACGGGGCGCCCGCGCAGGCCGTGGCCCGCGCCTACCACTGGGCGGCGCTGCGGACCAATGTGGCCAAGACCCGGGTGATGACGAACTGGCTGCTGAACGCGGTGGCCGGGGACGACTTCGTACGGACCGGGTTCCTGGCGGCGAAGTCGGGCACCTTGCGGGACTTCGAGTACACCGACGCGTATCTGACCCCGGAACAGGTCCGCCTGCACACGGGCGCGTTCCGGGGGACGGTGGGAAGCGGCGGGTCCTGA
- a CDS encoding GNAT family N-acetyltransferase, whose translation MNDLRIEWARTDAQLADWRAVHNTIIPTAVLSPDEVRERAGRNRLDVAYLGDVVVGCSTVRPPDEETAAATVIARTLPGFRGRGVGTALYERGLAHARTLSEEGVETVVQASNEDGLRFALARGFVEVERYLLPGDTVPFVALRLAGDEQI comes from the coding sequence ATGAACGATCTTCGTATCGAGTGGGCTCGGACCGACGCCCAGCTCGCCGACTGGCGGGCCGTCCACAACACGATCATTCCCACGGCCGTCCTCTCCCCGGACGAGGTGCGGGAGCGCGCGGGCCGCAACCGGCTGGACGTGGCGTACCTCGGGGACGTCGTGGTCGGCTGTTCGACGGTGCGTCCGCCCGACGAGGAGACCGCGGCGGCGACCGTCATCGCGCGGACGCTGCCCGGGTTCCGCGGGCGGGGCGTGGGGACCGCGCTGTACGAGCGGGGGCTCGCGCACGCGCGGACGCTGAGCGAGGAGGGCGTCGAGACGGTGGTGCAGGCCTCGAACGAGGACGGGCTGCGGTTCGCGCTGGCACGCGGCTTCGTCGAGGTGGAGCGGTATCTGCTGCCGGGTGACACCGTGCCGTTCGTGGCGCTGCGGCTGGCCGGCGACGAGCAGATCTGA
- a CDS encoding dihydrodipicolinate reductase translates to MIRTVVWGTGNVGRAAIRAVDAHPGLELAAVLVSDPAKVGRDAGRLAGLGHDLGVAAVDDVGAVLDARPGAVVYAASGDTRPDGAIEDVARAVRSGAVVVTPALYPLYDQRNAPPEFRDPMVAAVAEGGGSLFVSGVDPGWGNDVLPLLVSGLGSTVDAIRCQEIFDYSTYEQEESVRELVGMGRPLEYEPPMLWPSVPTMIWGGQIRLMARALGAELDEIRETMERRPLESTVKTRTMGVFEAGTQGAIRFEVQGIVGGEPLLVIEHVTRIHPSCAPDWPVPPDGAGAHRVIVEGSPRIEVTVAATAEGENRSAGGNATAVGRLVGAIDWLVAAEPGLYDALDVPLRPAVGKLGRRPR, encoded by the coding sequence ATGATTCGGACGGTGGTGTGGGGTACCGGAAATGTCGGGCGCGCGGCGATCCGCGCCGTGGACGCCCATCCAGGGCTTGAACTCGCGGCCGTACTGGTCTCCGACCCGGCGAAGGTCGGCCGGGACGCGGGGCGGCTCGCGGGGCTCGGCCACGACCTCGGGGTCGCGGCCGTCGACGACGTCGGCGCGGTGCTCGACGCCCGGCCGGGGGCGGTGGTGTACGCGGCTTCCGGCGACACCCGGCCCGACGGCGCGATCGAGGACGTGGCGCGCGCGGTCCGGTCGGGCGCGGTGGTGGTGACCCCCGCGCTCTACCCGCTGTACGACCAGCGCAACGCGCCGCCCGAGTTCCGCGACCCGATGGTCGCGGCCGTCGCCGAGGGGGGCGGCTCGCTGTTCGTGTCGGGGGTCGACCCGGGCTGGGGCAACGACGTGCTGCCGCTGCTCGTGAGCGGCCTCGGCAGCACCGTGGACGCGATCCGCTGCCAGGAGATCTTCGACTACTCGACGTACGAGCAGGAGGAGTCGGTCCGGGAACTGGTGGGGATGGGCCGGCCGCTGGAGTACGAGCCGCCGATGCTGTGGCCCTCGGTGCCGACCATGATCTGGGGCGGTCAGATACGTCTGATGGCCCGGGCGCTCGGGGCCGAACTCGACGAGATCCGCGAGACGATGGAGCGGCGCCCGCTGGAGTCGACCGTGAAGACCCGGACGATGGGGGTCTTCGAGGCGGGCACGCAGGGGGCGATCCGCTTCGAGGTGCAGGGGATCGTCGGCGGGGAGCCGCTCCTCGTGATCGAACACGTGACCCGCATCCATCCCTCGTGCGCGCCGGACTGGCCGGTGCCGCCGGACGGGGCGGGGGCGCACCGGGTGATCGTCGAGGGGAGCCCCCGGATCGAGGTGACGGTCGCGGCGACCGCAGAGGGCGAGAACAGGTCGGCGGGCGGGAACGCGACGGCGGTGGGCCGTCTGGTCGGGGCGATCGACTGGCTGGTGGCGGCGGAGCCGGGACTGTACGACGCGCTGGACGTGCCGCTGCGTCCGGCGGTCGGGAAGCTGGGAAGGAGACCACGGTGA
- a CDS encoding carboxymuconolactone decarboxylase family protein, with the protein MIIDIPEGQEPIGYVWGDMVPEIGTAAANFSLSVYAHTTLGLREFEAARLRIAQINGCGFCLDWRTDRDGVKVEEGFDELVAAWRETEVSEAFDERTRLAAEYAERYALDHHGLDEEFWERMTARYSQAEIVELTMSLGSWLAFGRLNRVLGLDEVCVLPTH; encoded by the coding sequence GTGATCATCGACATTCCCGAGGGCCAGGAGCCGATCGGGTACGTGTGGGGCGACATGGTCCCGGAGATCGGGACGGCGGCGGCGAACTTCTCGCTGTCGGTGTACGCGCACACGACGCTGGGGCTGCGCGAGTTCGAGGCGGCGCGGCTGCGGATCGCGCAGATCAACGGCTGCGGGTTCTGCCTGGACTGGCGCACCGACCGGGACGGGGTGAAGGTCGAGGAGGGCTTCGACGAGCTCGTGGCGGCGTGGCGGGAGACGGAGGTCTCGGAGGCCTTCGACGAGCGGACGCGGCTCGCGGCGGAGTACGCCGAGCGGTACGCGCTGGACCATCACGGTCTGGACGAGGAGTTCTGGGAGCGGATGACGGCCCGGTACAGCCAAGCGGAGATCGTGGAGCTGACGATGAGTCTGGGGTCGTGGCTGGCGTTCGGGCGGCTCAACCGGGTCCTCGGGCTCGACGAGGTGTGCGTCCTGCCGACGCACTGA
- a CDS encoding GMC oxidoreductase, with protein sequence MSELPLPARGMGGVSRRRFLAGTGSVLGAAALAGHSTPAHAETRLADTPLPTGSHVPALVIGTGYGGSVAALRLARAGIAVHMVEMGMAWNTPGPDGKIFANTTRPDYRSFWLRTRTKQPLSNFLGFPLDKDVPSHTGILDAEDFAGITVYQGRGVGGGSLVNGGMAVTPRRENFAAILPTVDAAEMYSTYYPRANAGLGVTSVDQTWWESAACYQYARVGRKHAQRSGFPFVFVPNVYDWDYMKQEAAGAVPKSALDGEVIYGNNAGKKSLQKTYLAQAAATGRVTVSALHKVTSVTPAAGGGYTVAIDQIDTTGATLASKTVTADKVFFAAGSIGTSKLLTRLKATGALPALNNEIGKGWGDNGNVMCGRANHMWDPTGKLQSSMPTAGIDNWDAGGAFAEVAPLPTGIETYASFYLSITKTPHRAEFTYNPATGKVDLSWDRAWKQTSIDAAKTIFDKINAKEGTIYRTDLFGAYKIWGDHLTYHPLGGAVLGKATDNHGRLHGYSGLYVIDGSLIPGNASVNPFVTITALAERNIERIVAEDF encoded by the coding sequence ATGAGTGAACTCCCCCTGCCTGCAAGGGGAATGGGTGGCGTGAGTCGCCGTCGATTCCTCGCAGGAACAGGTTCTGTTCTCGGCGCCGCGGCCCTCGCCGGCCACAGCACCCCCGCCCACGCGGAAACCCGCCTCGCCGACACCCCCCTCCCCACCGGCTCCCACGTGCCCGCCCTCGTCATCGGCACCGGGTACGGCGGCTCCGTCGCCGCACTCCGCCTCGCCCGGGCGGGCATCGCCGTCCACATGGTCGAGATGGGCATGGCCTGGAACACCCCCGGCCCCGACGGCAAGATCTTCGCCAACACCACCCGGCCCGACTACCGCTCCTTCTGGCTGCGGACCCGCACGAAGCAGCCCCTCAGCAACTTCCTCGGCTTCCCCCTCGACAAGGACGTCCCCAGCCACACCGGCATCCTCGACGCGGAGGACTTCGCCGGCATCACCGTCTACCAGGGGCGCGGCGTCGGCGGCGGCTCCCTCGTCAACGGCGGCATGGCCGTCACCCCGCGCCGCGAGAACTTCGCGGCCATCCTCCCCACCGTCGACGCGGCGGAGATGTACTCCACGTACTACCCGCGCGCCAACGCCGGACTCGGCGTCACCTCCGTCGACCAGACCTGGTGGGAGAGCGCCGCCTGCTACCAGTACGCCCGCGTCGGCCGCAAGCACGCCCAGCGCTCCGGCTTCCCGTTCGTCTTCGTCCCGAACGTGTACGACTGGGACTACATGAAGCAGGAGGCCGCCGGAGCCGTCCCGAAGTCGGCCCTCGACGGCGAGGTCATCTACGGCAACAACGCCGGCAAGAAGAGCCTCCAGAAGACCTACCTGGCCCAGGCCGCCGCCACCGGCAGGGTCACCGTCTCGGCCCTCCACAAGGTCACCTCCGTCACCCCGGCGGCGGGCGGCGGCTACACCGTCGCCATCGACCAGATCGACACCACCGGCGCCACCCTCGCCAGCAAGACGGTGACCGCCGACAAGGTGTTCTTCGCCGCCGGAAGCATCGGCACCAGCAAACTCCTCACCCGCCTCAAGGCCACCGGCGCCCTCCCCGCGCTCAACAACGAGATCGGCAAGGGCTGGGGCGACAACGGCAACGTCATGTGCGGCCGCGCCAACCACATGTGGGACCCGACCGGCAAGCTCCAGTCGTCCATGCCCACCGCGGGCATCGACAACTGGGACGCGGGCGGCGCCTTCGCCGAGGTCGCCCCGCTGCCCACCGGCATCGAGACCTACGCCTCCTTCTACCTCTCCATCACCAAGACCCCCCACCGGGCCGAGTTCACCTATAACCCGGCGACCGGAAAGGTCGACCTGAGCTGGGACAGGGCCTGGAAGCAGACCTCCATCGACGCGGCGAAGACCATCTTCGACAAGATCAACGCCAAGGAGGGCACGATCTACCGCACCGACCTGTTCGGTGCGTACAAGATCTGGGGCGACCACCTCACGTACCACCCGCTCGGCGGCGCGGTCCTCGGCAAGGCGACCGACAACCACGGACGGCTCCACGGCTACTCCGGGCTGTACGTCATCGACGGCTCGCTGATCCCGGGCAACGCCAGCGTCAACCCGTTCGTCACCATCACGGCCCTCGCCGAACGCAACATCGAACGGATCGTCGCCGAGGACTTCTGA
- a CDS encoding aminoglycoside nucleotidyltransferase ANT9, with protein sequence MTHAEGRDQAEHVVRLVRDVLGAEVLAASLHGSAVLGGLRPGSDIDVLVTVRRGTTAVERRSLVEALLAVSGERAYRGPARPVELSVVVRSEVRPWRYPPVCDFLYGEWLRDDFEAGVVPAPAPCPDLAPLITMARAGNAPLFGPPPVEVFDPVPEDDLRAAIVAGVPELLDDLDGDTRNVLLTLARILSTLATGEIRAKDAAADWVLERLPAIHRPVLAEARALYVAGEYGSWTERRPEVRALARYLTASVREVYPS encoded by the coding sequence ATGACCCACGCGGAGGGAAGGGACCAGGCCGAGCACGTCGTACGGCTGGTCCGTGACGTACTCGGAGCCGAGGTGCTCGCGGCCTCCCTGCACGGTTCGGCCGTTCTCGGCGGACTGCGGCCGGGCAGCGACATCGACGTGCTCGTGACCGTGCGCCGCGGCACCACCGCGGTCGAACGCCGTTCCCTCGTCGAGGCGTTGCTCGCCGTCTCGGGCGAGCGGGCGTACCGGGGCCCGGCCAGGCCCGTGGAACTGAGCGTCGTGGTGCGCTCCGAGGTCCGTCCCTGGCGGTACCCGCCGGTCTGCGACTTCCTCTACGGGGAGTGGCTCCGCGACGACTTCGAGGCGGGCGTGGTCCCGGCGCCCGCGCCGTGCCCGGATCTCGCGCCACTGATCACCATGGCGCGGGCCGGGAACGCCCCGCTCTTCGGACCGCCTCCCGTGGAGGTCTTCGACCCCGTCCCGGAGGACGACCTGCGCGCCGCGATCGTCGCCGGTGTCCCCGAGCTGCTCGACGACCTGGACGGGGACACCCGGAACGTCCTGCTGACCCTGGCGCGGATCCTCAGCACCCTGGCCACCGGTGAGATCCGCGCGAAGGACGCCGCCGCCGACTGGGTCCTGGAGCGCCTTCCGGCCATCCACCGCCCGGTCCTCGCCGAGGCCCGTGCGCTCTATGTGGCGGGGGAGTACGGGAGTTGGACGGAGAGACGGCCGGAAGTCCGTGCACTCGCCCGGTATCTGACGGCATCCGTTCGAGAGGTGTACCCGAGCTGA
- a CDS encoding aspartate ammonia-lyase, whose amino-acid sequence MLPAPAPHPAPVRREHDLLGDRDVPADAYWGVHTLRATENFTVTGTPISVYPLLIDALAAVKEAAARANEELGLLPADKAAAIAGACREIRTGQLHEQFVVDVVQGGAGTSTNMNANEVVANRALELLGHAKGDYHRLHPNEDVNLGQSTNDVYPTAIRIAAIGAARELLLAMAVLQDAFAAKALEFRDVVKMGRTQLQDAVPMTLGQEFSTYAVMLEEDRSRLAEAVELIHEINLGATAIGTGLNAAPGYAETARRNLAELTGLPLVTSANLIEATQDCGAFVQLSGVLKRIAVKLSKTCNDLRLLSSGPRAGLNEINLPPVQAGSSIMPGKVNPVIPEVVNQVAFEVIGNDITITMAAEAGQLQLNAFEPVIFHALSKSLLSLRAACLTLAERCVSGITANTEALRAAVENSIGLATALNPHLGYTAATAIAQEALATGRGVVELTLEKGLLPAERLAELLTPERLTGAPGAALA is encoded by the coding sequence ATGCTTCCCGCTCCCGCCCCGCACCCCGCTCCCGTCCGTCGCGAGCACGACCTGCTCGGCGACCGGGACGTCCCCGCCGACGCCTACTGGGGCGTCCACACCCTGCGCGCCACCGAGAACTTCACCGTCACCGGCACCCCGATCTCCGTCTACCCGCTGCTGATCGACGCGCTCGCCGCCGTCAAGGAGGCCGCCGCCCGCGCCAACGAGGAACTGGGCCTGCTCCCCGCCGACAAGGCCGCCGCCATCGCCGGCGCCTGCCGGGAGATCCGTACCGGACAGCTCCACGAGCAGTTCGTCGTCGACGTCGTCCAGGGCGGCGCGGGCACCTCCACCAACATGAACGCCAACGAGGTCGTCGCCAACCGCGCGCTGGAACTCCTCGGCCACGCCAAGGGCGACTACCACCGTCTCCACCCCAACGAGGACGTCAACCTGGGCCAGTCCACCAACGACGTCTACCCGACCGCGATCCGCATCGCGGCGATCGGGGCGGCCCGCGAACTCCTCCTCGCCATGGCCGTGCTCCAGGACGCCTTCGCCGCCAAGGCCCTGGAGTTCCGCGACGTCGTCAAGATGGGCCGCACCCAGCTCCAGGACGCCGTGCCCATGACCCTGGGCCAGGAGTTCTCCACGTACGCCGTGATGCTGGAGGAGGACCGCAGCCGGCTCGCCGAGGCCGTCGAGCTCATCCACGAGATCAACCTCGGCGCCACCGCCATCGGCACCGGCCTCAACGCCGCCCCCGGCTACGCCGAGACCGCCCGCCGCAACCTCGCCGAGCTCACCGGCCTGCCGCTCGTCACCTCCGCCAACCTCATCGAGGCCACCCAGGACTGCGGCGCCTTCGTCCAGCTGTCCGGGGTCCTCAAGCGCATCGCGGTCAAGCTCTCCAAGACCTGCAACGACCTGCGGCTGCTCTCCTCCGGGCCGCGCGCGGGCCTGAACGAGATCAACCTGCCGCCGGTCCAGGCCGGTTCGAGCATCATGCCGGGCAAGGTCAACCCGGTGATCCCCGAGGTCGTCAACCAGGTCGCCTTCGAGGTGATCGGCAACGACATCACCATCACCATGGCCGCCGAGGCCGGACAGCTCCAGCTCAACGCCTTCGAACCGGTCATCTTCCACGCCCTGTCGAAGAGCCTGCTCTCCCTGCGCGCCGCCTGCCTGACCCTCGCCGAGCGCTGCGTCAGCGGCATCACCGCCAACACCGAGGCGCTCCGGGCGGCCGTGGAGAACTCCATCGGCCTGGCCACCGCGCTCAACCCGCACCTCGGCTACACCGCCGCCACGGCCATCGCGCAGGAGGCGCTCGCCACCGGGCGCGGGGTCGTCGAACTCACCCTGGAGAAGGGCCTGCTGCCCGCCGAGCGGCTCGCCGAGCTCCTCACCCCGGAGCGTCTCACCGGCGCCCCCGGGGCCGCCCTCGCCTGA